The following are encoded in a window of Rosa chinensis cultivar Old Blush chromosome 4, RchiOBHm-V2, whole genome shotgun sequence genomic DNA:
- the LOC112198896 gene encoding probable polygalacturonase At3g15720 has translation MEAQHQVKEARGEATSFTQPRSMEAKHQVKEARGVATSFTQPRSMEAQHQGLLSLLTSVLISWIVASPRFGNGLCYGQNRTLNVLDFGASGDGIADDTEAFLNAWKTLCETGQTLNIPAGKTFVVKPLQLVGPCKSNNVGIQIDGNIVGPSTLSEWADACKIGQCWLCFLNVKGLVIKGEGLINGNGPIWWKQETQSINDTDMTCKPPTALNFHKCDQLQLSGFTSRDSPRAHIFIHSSNGVRISNIHLSAPEKSPNTDGIDISLSSQVTIQDSFIGTGDDCIAIKGGSSFVNITHVTCGPGHGFSVGSLGQDPATTDNVEQVHFQNCICNKSTNCARIKTWMGGSGYARAIFFRQMILEQSQNPIIIDQHYCNGGHNCPAKTGAVKVSNVTFSGITGTSASEQAITLDCSDLGCTDILMDHVNITSASGLPLRSVCNKASGKASFTSPPIPCLSSNGSLSSVIAPISVNLLRPNHSYLSYFGIHAHKTIKA, from the exons ATGGAGgcccaacaccaggtgaaggaagcccgaggcgAGGCTACCAGTTTCACCCAACCAAGGAGCATGGAGGCcaaacatcaggtgaaggaagcccgaggcgTGGCTACCAGTTTCACCCAACCAAGGAGCATggaggcccaacatcag gGTCTACTTTCGCTACTTACCTCTGTGTTGATTTCATGGATTGTTGCTTCACCTAGATTTGGCAATGGGCTATGTTATGGCCAAAATCGTACTCTTAACGTACTTGATTTTGGTGCCTCTGGTGATGGCATAGCAGATGATACTGAA GCTTTCTTAAATGCATGGAAGACACTTTGCGAGACTGGCCAAACCCTAAACATCCCCGCAGGGAAGACCTTTGTAGTCAAACCTCTTCAACTTGTAGGTCCATGCAAATCCAATAACGTTGGAATTCAG ATTGATGGGAATATTGTCGGTCCATCCACTCTTAGCGAATGGGCAGACGCGTGCAAAATCGGACAATGTTGGCTATGCTTTCTAAACGTGAAGGGCCTCGTCATCAAGGGGGAAGGACTTATAAATGGCAATGGTCCAATTTGGTGGAAACAAGAAACCCAATCCATAAAT GACACTGACATGACTTGCAAACCACCTACG GCTTTAAACTTCCACAAATGCGACCAACTTCAATTATCTGGATTTACTTCCCGTGATAGTCCGAGAGCCCATATATTTATACATAGCAGCAATGGTGTACGTATCTCAAACATTCACTTGAGTGCACCGGAAAAAAGCCCGAATACTGATGGCATTGACATCTCTTTATCAAGCCAAGTGACCATACAAGACTCTTTCATCGGAACTG GTGATGATTGCATTGCAATTAAGGGAGGCTCCTCTTTTGTAAACATAACTCATGTAACATGCGGACCAGGTCATGGCTTCAG TGTGGGTAGTTTAGGGCAAGATCCAGCTACTACAGATAATGTCGAACAAGTACACTTTCAGAATTGTATCTGCAACAAATCTACAAACTGTGCAAGAATCAAAACATGGATG GGTGGATCTGGATATGCTCGGGCGATTTTCTTCAGACAAATGATCCTTGAACAGTCACAAAATCCTATTATAATTGACCAACACTACTGCAATGGCGGACATAATTGCCCAGCTAAG ACGGGAGCAGTGAAAGTTAGCAATGTAACATTCAGTGGCATTACCGGAACTTCAGCAAGTGAGCAAGCAATCACACTGGATTGCTCCGACTTGGGTTGTACCGATATCTTGATGGATCATGTCAACATAACCTCCGCATCCGGATTGCCACTTCGTTCTGTGTGCAACAAGGCCAGTGGGAAAGCTAGTTTTACTTCACCTCCGATTCCATGCCTGTCGTCTAATGGATCTTTGTCATCAGTGATTGCACCAATCTCGGTCAACTTATTAAGGCCAAACCATTCTTATTTGAGTTATTTTGGAATTCATGCCCATAAAACAATCAAAGCTTAA